One segment of Engraulis encrasicolus isolate BLACKSEA-1 chromosome 7, IST_EnEncr_1.0, whole genome shotgun sequence DNA contains the following:
- the irf1b gene encoding interferon regulatory factor 1b codes for MPVSRLRMRPWLERQIDANRIDGLVWIDKDKKLFSIPWKHAARHGWQVDKDASLFKEWAIHTGKYKEGADADAKTWKANFRCAMNSLPDIKEVKDKSINKGSSAVRVYQMLPEVAKRKGGPRSRSGEGRRRSKDSAKIKKEERDVCAGHQTREDSPASYTSCEDDSRTQEDTVDSTDDIDLPCRALMEDVPEFSTSVEIGPDSTNTWTSAFQVSPDHTPGYDDHELTMLTRHLERDQSQWYDNGTGFLSNEVGTSTSSESYHSPQSQWSDSSEEIELQLVTELMSEWTQQEQTQQEQMPWSSSSSVMFNTLSIC; via the exons ATGCCTGTCTCCAGATTGCGCATGAGGCCATGGCTGGAGCGTCAGATCGACGCAAACCGCATCGATGGCTTGGTGTGGATTGATAAg gACAAGAAGTTGTTTTCCATTCCCTGGAAGCATGCAGCCCGCCACGGGTGGCAGGTGGATAAGGATGCCTCCCTCTTCAAAGAATGGGCCATTCACACGG gtaAATACAAAGAAGGTGCAGATGCGGACGCCAAGACCTGGAAGGCCAACTTCCGCTGTGCCATGAACTCTCTGCCTGACATCAAGGAGGTGAAGGACAAAAGTATCAACAAAGGAAGTAGTGCCGTGCGAGTCTACCAGATGCTGCCGGAAGTAGCCAAGAGGAAGGGTG GTCCGAGGTCAAGatctggagaggggaggagaaggagcaag GACTCAGCTAAGAtcaagaaagaggaaagagatgtGTGTGCTGGACATCAGACTAGAGAAGACTCACCGGCCTCCTACACAAGCTGCGAGGACGACTCGCGGACACAGGAGGACACAGTAGACAGCACAGACGACATAG ATCTGCCATGCCGTGCATTGATGGAAGACGTACCCGAATTTTCAACATCGGTGGAGATCGGGCCTGACAGCACCAACACCTGGACGTCTGCCTTCCAAGTTTCCCCAGATCACACGCCAG GATACGACGATCACGAGCTTACCATG CTTACTCGGCACCTGGAGCGTGACCAGTCTCAGTGGTACGATAATGGAACGGGATTCCTGAGCAATGAAGTAGGCACATCAACATCGTCAGAGTCTTATCACAGTCCCCAGAGTCAGTGGAGCGATTCGTCAg AGGAAATTGAGCTCCAGCTCGTCACAGAACTGATGTCCGAGTGGACGCAACAGGAGCAGACGCAACAGGAGCAGATGCCGtggtccagcagcagcagcgtgatGTTCAACACACTGTCCATCTGTTAG